The following are from one region of the Littorina saxatilis isolate snail1 linkage group LG4, US_GU_Lsax_2.0, whole genome shotgun sequence genome:
- the LOC138964204 gene encoding transforming growth factor-beta-induced protein ig-h3-like, with translation MAGTLKLVLAVLMVGSAVVRGSEFVNFMSIQMEAAERLQDLPNVPALAGQLGLKSLVDLVVKAGLAPALSKPGPITVFGPTDAAFAAIPAWLKKAVEDKDVLTKVLTYHVLAGKVLSKDIKDEASAATLNGKPIRFNIYPNKAITAQCAPIDVSKVDQMASNGVIHELKSVMIPPSGNIVEAAAACPAFKTLVTAVKAAGLVEVLSGEGPFTVFAPTDKAFQKLDPKVLDGLLKNKTALTNVLEYHVASLTYCSAGLISYNQLKMLNKMTVAIKVDGGKLKVNDATVIPLGADGSVTNGVVHAIDTVLIPPGLNLGL, from the exons ATGGCTGGAACACTGAAGTTGGTGCTTGCGGTTCTAATGGTGGGCAGTGCTGTGGTACGAGGCAGCGAGTTCGTCAACTTCATGTCCATCCAGATGGAAGCGGCCGAGAGACTGCAAGACCTTCCCAACGTACCCGCTCTGGCTGGTCAGCTGGGTCTGAAGTCCCTGGTAGATCTTGTCGTCAAGGCTGGTTTGGCCCCTGCACTCAGCAAACCTG GTCCCATCACAGTGTTCGGACCCACAGATGCTGCTTTTGCTGCCATCCCTGCCTGGCTGAAGAAAGCAGTCGAGGACAAAGACGTACTGACCAAAGTGCTGACATATCACGTGCTGGCTGGCAAAGTGCTGTCCAAGGACATCAAAGATGAGGCTTCTGCTGCAACTCTCAATGGCAAACCCATCAGATTTAATATCTACCCCAACAAAGCG ATCACAGCTCAGTGCGCACCAATCGACGTTTCCAAGGTGGACCAGATGGCGTCCAATGGAGTGATCCACGAATTGAAGTCGGTGATGATCCCCCCAAGTGGCAACATTGTGGAGGCCGCTGCAGCCTGTCCTGCTTTCAAGACGCTGGTCACCGCTGTCAAGGCCGCCGGTCTTGTGGAAGTGCTTAGTG gtgagGGTCCCTTCACTGTGTTCGCCCCCACAGACAAGGCCTTCCAGAAGCTGGACCCCAAGGTCTTGGATGGTCTGCTGAAGAACAAGACAGCACTCACAA ATGTGTTGGAGTACCACGTTGCCAGTCTCACCTACTGCAGCGCCGGACTGATTTCCTACAACCAGCTCAAGATGCTCAACAAGATGACCGTCGCCATCAAGGTTGATGGAG GCAAGTTGAAGGTGAACGACGCGACAGTGATTCCACTTGGTGCTGACGGCAGTGTGACCAACGGAGTGGTGCACGCCATCGACACTGTCCTTATCCCTCCTGGCCTTAACCTTGGACTCTGA